The Acanthopagrus latus isolate v.2019 chromosome 6, fAcaLat1.1, whole genome shotgun sequence genome includes a region encoding these proteins:
- the kif17 gene encoding kinesin-like protein KIF17 isoform X4, whose protein sequence is MGSEAVKVVVRCRPLNDREKALSSKMVLSMDLQRCQCFIEKPGAADEPPKQFTFDGTYFIDQTTEQMYNEIAYPLVEGVTEGYNGTIFAYGQTGSGKSFTMQGVPEPAAQRGVIPRAFEHVFESIQCAENTKFLVRASYLEIYNEEIRDLLGSDTKQRLELKEHPERGVYVRDLSMHTVHSVGECERIIEQGWRNRAVGYTLMNKDSSRSHSIFTIHLEICSTDAAGQDHLRAGKLNLVDLAGSERQSKTGATGERLREATKINLSLSALGNVISALVDGRSKYIPYRDSKLTRLLQDSLGGNTRTLMIACLSPADNNYEETLSTLRYANRAKSIQNRPRINEDPKDALLREYQEEIKNLKALISGQLGSADIASLLAAQSFEDPPAAPSRPQSSTTEAEKEKIKEEYEERLSKLQAEYNAEQESKAKLQEDIAALRSSYESKLSNLEKARSSRGSSVLKNGSRKPSVQNKEPSPVSSSCMKQVAEEELHHNTDPRCLSGDASLTEPAVTGAAAGVQEDPDRGGPVDSSDLNSAGSLDQQHVLERLQQLEQEVVGGEQARNKELQQRHWQRKNLADQRKVQLIRALSENGEDSENVLLNVYNSIQEEVHAKNQVLVKVQGKLKAARLEIRDLQAEFEVERNDYLATIRRLEREGQLLNSLLERMVPLVRRDCNYSNLDRLKKEAVWDEDSATWRLPDVMVQKTTLPSVAPKLSARRGSTTDAGEPPMVEEDRYKEMLDRSDSENIANTYFKSKRASQLLGRDATTGHNVHSPPLVNGPAHLTVSASAMNPPVSSRPFRLESLDVPVSNGKVKRRKSKSHSHTEGI, encoded by the exons ATGGGCTCCGAGGCTGTGAAGGTGGTGGTCAGGTGCAGGCCCCTGAACGACAGGGAGAAGGCTCTCAGCTCTAAGATGGTGCTGTCCATGGACCTGCAGCGCTGCCAGTGCTTCATAGAGAAGCCCGGAGCAGCAGATGAGCCGCCCAAACAGTTCACCTTCGATGGGACCTACTTCATCGATCAGACCACCGAGCAGATGTACAATGAGATTGCCTATCCGCTGGTGGAG GGTGTCACTGAGGGATACAACGGCACGATTTTTGCATATGGACAAACTGGGAGTGGGAAGTCTTTCACCATGCAGGGAGTGCCCGAGCCTGCAGCCCAGCGGGGAGTCATCCCACGAGCCTTTGAGCACGTCTTTGAGAGCATTCAG TgtgcagaaaatacaaaattccTGGTGAGGGCGTCCTACTTGGAGATTTACAATGAAGAAATCCGAGACCTTTTGGGCAGCGACACCAAGCAGAGATTGGAG CTGAAAGAGCATCCGGAGCGAGGGGTGTATGTGCGGGACCTCTCCATGCACACGGTGCACAGCGTCGGCGAGTGTGAGAGGATCATAGAGCAGGGCTGGAGGAACCGGGCAGTGGGCTACACGCTGATGAACAAAGACTCCTCCCGCTCACACTCCATCTTCACCATCCACCTGGAGATCTGCAGCACAG atgcagctggtcaggatCACCTACGAGCGGGTAAACTCAACCTCGTCGACCTGGCAGGAAGTGAGCGTCAGTCCAAAACCGGCGCTACCGGGGAGCGACTCCGTGAGGCCACGAAGATCAACCTCTCCCTGTCGGCCCTGGGAAACGTCATCTCCGCTCTGGTGGACGGACGCTCCAAGTACATCCCCTACCGGGACTCCAAGCTCAccaggctgctgcaggactctctGGGAGGAAACACGCGCACCTTGATGATCGCCTGTCTCTCCCCTGCTGACAACAACTATGAGGAAACCCTGAGCACTCTGCGCTACGCCAACCGGGCCAAGAGCATCCAGAACAGGCCCCGCATCAACGAGGACCCCAAGGATGCTCTGCTCCGAGAGTATCAGGAGGAGATCAAAAACCTGAAGGCCCTCATCTCAGGCCAGCTCGGATCTGCTGACATAGCCT ctctgctggcTGCTCAGTCGTTTGAAGATCCCCCTGCAGCTCCTTCAAGGCCACAGTCCAGCACCACAgaagcagagaaggagaagattAAAGAG GAGTACGAAGAGAGGCTTTCCAAGTTGCAAGCTGAGTACAATGCGGAGCAGGAGTCCAAGGCAAAGCTGCAGGAGGACATCGCTGCCCTGCGATCCTCCTATGAATCCAAGCTGTCCAATCTGGAGAAGGCTCgctccagcagggggagctcTGTCCTAAAGAATGGCAGCAGAAAACCATCTGTACAAAACAAAGAGCCAT CTCCGGTGAGCTCCAGCTGCATGAAACAGGTCGCTGAAGAAGAGCTCCACCACAACACTGATCCCAGGTGCCTCAGTGGAGACGCTTCCCTGACTGAG CCTGCAGTAACTGGTGCAGCAGCCGGTGTCCAAGAAGACCCAGACCGAGGCGGGCCCGTAGACTCATCTGATCTCAACTCTGCTGGGTCTCTGGACCAGCAACATGTCTTGGAAAG actgcagcagctggagcaggaggtggtgggaggagAGCAGGCCAGGAACAAAGAGTTACAGCAGAGGCACTGGCAGAGGAAGAACCTCGCCGACCAGAGGAAAGTCCAACTCATCCGCGCCCTGTCAGAGAACGGCGAGGACAGCGAGAATGTGCTGCTGAACGTCTACAACTCCATCCAGGAGGAGGTCCACGCCAAAAACCAAGTACTGGTCAAAGTCCAGGGAAAG CTGAAAGCAGCCCGACTGGAGATCCGTGACCTGCAGGCGGAGTTCGAGGTGGAGAGGAACGACTACCTGGCCACGATCCGGCGGCTGGAGAGGGAGGGTCAGCTACTGAACAGCCTGCTGGAGCGCATGGTGCCCCTGGTGCGCCGCGACTGCAACTACAGCAACCTGGACCGCCTGAAGAAAGAGGCCGTGTGGGACGAGGACAGCGCCACCTGGAGGCTGCCCGACGTGATGGTGCAGAAAACGACACTGCCATCAG TGGCTCCAAAACTTTCAGCTCGCAGAGGTTCCACGACTGACGCTGGCGAACCGCCCATG gtggaggaggacaggtacAAGGAAATGCTGGACCGCAGCGACAGTGAGAACATCGCCAACACCTACTTCAAGTCTAAGAGGGCGAGCCAGCTGCTGGGACGTGACGCCACCACGGGACACA acgtCCACTCTCCTCCCCTGGTCAACGGGCCGGCTCACCTCACAGTGAGCGCCTCCGCCATGAACCCACCCGTCAGCTCGCGACCCTTCCGCCTGGAGTCGTTGGACGTCCCGGTGTCCAACGGTAAGGTGAAGCGCAGAAAGAGCAAATCTCACAGCCACACTGAGgggatttag
- the kif17 gene encoding kinesin-like protein KIF17 isoform X3 yields MGSEAVKVVVRCRPLNDREKALSSKMVLSMDLQRCQCFIEKPGAADEPPKQFTFDGTYFIDQTTEQMYNEIAYPLVEGVTEGYNGTIFAYGQTGSGKSFTMQGVPEPAAQRGVIPRAFEHVFESIQCAENTKFLVRASYLEIYNEEIRDLLGSDTKQRLELKEHPERGVYVRDLSMHTVHSVGECERIIEQGWRNRAVGYTLMNKDSSRSHSIFTIHLEICSTDAAGQDHLRAGKLNLVDLAGSERQSKTGATGERLREATKINLSLSALGNVISALVDGRSKYIPYRDSKLTRLLQDSLGGNTRTLMIACLSPADNNYEETLSTLRYANRAKSIQNRPRINEDPKDALLREYQEEIKNLKALISGQLGSADIASLLAAQSFEDPPAAPSRPQSSTTEAEKEKIKEEYEERLSKLQAEYNAEQESKAKLQEDIAALRSSYESKLSNLEKARSSRGSSVLKNGSRKPSVQNKEPSPVSSSCMKQVAEEELHHNTDPRCLSGDASLTEPAVTGAAAGVQEDPDRGGPVDSSDLNSAGSLDQQHVLERLQQLEQEVVGGEQARNKELQQRHWQRKNLADQRKVQLIRALSENGEDSENVLLNVYNSIQEEVHAKNQVLVKVQGKLKAARLEIRDLQAEFEVERNDYLATIRRLEREGQLLNSLLERMVPLVRRDCNYSNLDRLKKEAVWDEDSATWRLPDVMVQKTTLPSVAPKLSARRGSTTDAGEPPMQVEEDRYKEMLDRSDSENIANTYFKSKRASQLLGRDATTGHNVHSPPLVNGPAHLTVSASAMNPPVSSRPFRLESLDVPVSNGKVKRRKSKSHSHTEGI; encoded by the exons ATGGGCTCCGAGGCTGTGAAGGTGGTGGTCAGGTGCAGGCCCCTGAACGACAGGGAGAAGGCTCTCAGCTCTAAGATGGTGCTGTCCATGGACCTGCAGCGCTGCCAGTGCTTCATAGAGAAGCCCGGAGCAGCAGATGAGCCGCCCAAACAGTTCACCTTCGATGGGACCTACTTCATCGATCAGACCACCGAGCAGATGTACAATGAGATTGCCTATCCGCTGGTGGAG GGTGTCACTGAGGGATACAACGGCACGATTTTTGCATATGGACAAACTGGGAGTGGGAAGTCTTTCACCATGCAGGGAGTGCCCGAGCCTGCAGCCCAGCGGGGAGTCATCCCACGAGCCTTTGAGCACGTCTTTGAGAGCATTCAG TgtgcagaaaatacaaaattccTGGTGAGGGCGTCCTACTTGGAGATTTACAATGAAGAAATCCGAGACCTTTTGGGCAGCGACACCAAGCAGAGATTGGAG CTGAAAGAGCATCCGGAGCGAGGGGTGTATGTGCGGGACCTCTCCATGCACACGGTGCACAGCGTCGGCGAGTGTGAGAGGATCATAGAGCAGGGCTGGAGGAACCGGGCAGTGGGCTACACGCTGATGAACAAAGACTCCTCCCGCTCACACTCCATCTTCACCATCCACCTGGAGATCTGCAGCACAG atgcagctggtcaggatCACCTACGAGCGGGTAAACTCAACCTCGTCGACCTGGCAGGAAGTGAGCGTCAGTCCAAAACCGGCGCTACCGGGGAGCGACTCCGTGAGGCCACGAAGATCAACCTCTCCCTGTCGGCCCTGGGAAACGTCATCTCCGCTCTGGTGGACGGACGCTCCAAGTACATCCCCTACCGGGACTCCAAGCTCAccaggctgctgcaggactctctGGGAGGAAACACGCGCACCTTGATGATCGCCTGTCTCTCCCCTGCTGACAACAACTATGAGGAAACCCTGAGCACTCTGCGCTACGCCAACCGGGCCAAGAGCATCCAGAACAGGCCCCGCATCAACGAGGACCCCAAGGATGCTCTGCTCCGAGAGTATCAGGAGGAGATCAAAAACCTGAAGGCCCTCATCTCAGGCCAGCTCGGATCTGCTGACATAGCCT ctctgctggcTGCTCAGTCGTTTGAAGATCCCCCTGCAGCTCCTTCAAGGCCACAGTCCAGCACCACAgaagcagagaaggagaagattAAAGAG GAGTACGAAGAGAGGCTTTCCAAGTTGCAAGCTGAGTACAATGCGGAGCAGGAGTCCAAGGCAAAGCTGCAGGAGGACATCGCTGCCCTGCGATCCTCCTATGAATCCAAGCTGTCCAATCTGGAGAAGGCTCgctccagcagggggagctcTGTCCTAAAGAATGGCAGCAGAAAACCATCTGTACAAAACAAAGAGCCAT CTCCGGTGAGCTCCAGCTGCATGAAACAGGTCGCTGAAGAAGAGCTCCACCACAACACTGATCCCAGGTGCCTCAGTGGAGACGCTTCCCTGACTGAG CCTGCAGTAACTGGTGCAGCAGCCGGTGTCCAAGAAGACCCAGACCGAGGCGGGCCCGTAGACTCATCTGATCTCAACTCTGCTGGGTCTCTGGACCAGCAACATGTCTTGGAAAG actgcagcagctggagcaggaggtggtgggaggagAGCAGGCCAGGAACAAAGAGTTACAGCAGAGGCACTGGCAGAGGAAGAACCTCGCCGACCAGAGGAAAGTCCAACTCATCCGCGCCCTGTCAGAGAACGGCGAGGACAGCGAGAATGTGCTGCTGAACGTCTACAACTCCATCCAGGAGGAGGTCCACGCCAAAAACCAAGTACTGGTCAAAGTCCAGGGAAAG CTGAAAGCAGCCCGACTGGAGATCCGTGACCTGCAGGCGGAGTTCGAGGTGGAGAGGAACGACTACCTGGCCACGATCCGGCGGCTGGAGAGGGAGGGTCAGCTACTGAACAGCCTGCTGGAGCGCATGGTGCCCCTGGTGCGCCGCGACTGCAACTACAGCAACCTGGACCGCCTGAAGAAAGAGGCCGTGTGGGACGAGGACAGCGCCACCTGGAGGCTGCCCGACGTGATGGTGCAGAAAACGACACTGCCATCAG TGGCTCCAAAACTTTCAGCTCGCAGAGGTTCCACGACTGACGCTGGCGAACCGCCCATG caggtggaggaggacaggtacAAGGAAATGCTGGACCGCAGCGACAGTGAGAACATCGCCAACACCTACTTCAAGTCTAAGAGGGCGAGCCAGCTGCTGGGACGTGACGCCACCACGGGACACA acgtCCACTCTCCTCCCCTGGTCAACGGGCCGGCTCACCTCACAGTGAGCGCCTCCGCCATGAACCCACCCGTCAGCTCGCGACCCTTCCGCCTGGAGTCGTTGGACGTCCCGGTGTCCAACGGTAAGGTGAAGCGCAGAAAGAGCAAATCTCACAGCCACACTGAGgggatttag
- the kif17 gene encoding kinesin-like protein KIF17 isoform X2: MGSEAVKVVVRCRPLNDREKALSSKMVLSMDLQRCQCFIEKPGAADEPPKQFTFDGTYFIDQTTEQMYNEIAYPLVEGVTEGYNGTIFAYGQTGSGKSFTMQGVPEPAAQRGVIPRAFEHVFESIQCAENTKFLVRASYLEIYNEEIRDLLGSDTKQRLELKEHPERGVYVRDLSMHTVHSVGECERIIEQGWRNRAVGYTLMNKDSSRSHSIFTIHLEICSTDAAGQDHLRAGKLNLVDLAGSERQSKTGATGERLREATKINLSLSALGNVISALVDGRSKYIPYRDSKLTRLLQDSLGGNTRTLMIACLSPADNNYEETLSTLRYANRAKSIQNRPRINEDPKDALLREYQEEIKNLKALISGQLGSADIASLLAAQSFEDPPAAPSRPQSSTTEAEKEKIKEEYEERLSKLQAEYNAEQESKAKLQEDIAALRSSYESKLSNLEKARSSRGSSVLKNGSRKPSVQNKEPSPVSSSCMKQVAEEELHHNTDPRCLSGDASLTEPAVTGAAAGVQEDPDRGGPVDSSDLNSAGSLDQQHVLERLQQLEQEVVGGEQARNKELQQRHWQRKNLADQRKVQLIRALSENGEDSENVLLNVYNSIQEEVHAKNQVLVKVQGKLKAARLEIRDLQAEFEVERNDYLATIRRLEREGQLLNSLLERMVPLVRRDCNYSNLDRLKKEAVWDEDSATWRLPDVMVQKTTLPSAVAPKLSARRGSTTDAGEPPMVEEDRYKEMLDRSDSENIANTYFKSKRASQLLGRDATTGHNVHSPPLVNGPAHLTVSASAMNPPVSSRPFRLESLDVPVSNGKVKRRKSKSHSHTEGI; the protein is encoded by the exons ATGGGCTCCGAGGCTGTGAAGGTGGTGGTCAGGTGCAGGCCCCTGAACGACAGGGAGAAGGCTCTCAGCTCTAAGATGGTGCTGTCCATGGACCTGCAGCGCTGCCAGTGCTTCATAGAGAAGCCCGGAGCAGCAGATGAGCCGCCCAAACAGTTCACCTTCGATGGGACCTACTTCATCGATCAGACCACCGAGCAGATGTACAATGAGATTGCCTATCCGCTGGTGGAG GGTGTCACTGAGGGATACAACGGCACGATTTTTGCATATGGACAAACTGGGAGTGGGAAGTCTTTCACCATGCAGGGAGTGCCCGAGCCTGCAGCCCAGCGGGGAGTCATCCCACGAGCCTTTGAGCACGTCTTTGAGAGCATTCAG TgtgcagaaaatacaaaattccTGGTGAGGGCGTCCTACTTGGAGATTTACAATGAAGAAATCCGAGACCTTTTGGGCAGCGACACCAAGCAGAGATTGGAG CTGAAAGAGCATCCGGAGCGAGGGGTGTATGTGCGGGACCTCTCCATGCACACGGTGCACAGCGTCGGCGAGTGTGAGAGGATCATAGAGCAGGGCTGGAGGAACCGGGCAGTGGGCTACACGCTGATGAACAAAGACTCCTCCCGCTCACACTCCATCTTCACCATCCACCTGGAGATCTGCAGCACAG atgcagctggtcaggatCACCTACGAGCGGGTAAACTCAACCTCGTCGACCTGGCAGGAAGTGAGCGTCAGTCCAAAACCGGCGCTACCGGGGAGCGACTCCGTGAGGCCACGAAGATCAACCTCTCCCTGTCGGCCCTGGGAAACGTCATCTCCGCTCTGGTGGACGGACGCTCCAAGTACATCCCCTACCGGGACTCCAAGCTCAccaggctgctgcaggactctctGGGAGGAAACACGCGCACCTTGATGATCGCCTGTCTCTCCCCTGCTGACAACAACTATGAGGAAACCCTGAGCACTCTGCGCTACGCCAACCGGGCCAAGAGCATCCAGAACAGGCCCCGCATCAACGAGGACCCCAAGGATGCTCTGCTCCGAGAGTATCAGGAGGAGATCAAAAACCTGAAGGCCCTCATCTCAGGCCAGCTCGGATCTGCTGACATAGCCT ctctgctggcTGCTCAGTCGTTTGAAGATCCCCCTGCAGCTCCTTCAAGGCCACAGTCCAGCACCACAgaagcagagaaggagaagattAAAGAG GAGTACGAAGAGAGGCTTTCCAAGTTGCAAGCTGAGTACAATGCGGAGCAGGAGTCCAAGGCAAAGCTGCAGGAGGACATCGCTGCCCTGCGATCCTCCTATGAATCCAAGCTGTCCAATCTGGAGAAGGCTCgctccagcagggggagctcTGTCCTAAAGAATGGCAGCAGAAAACCATCTGTACAAAACAAAGAGCCAT CTCCGGTGAGCTCCAGCTGCATGAAACAGGTCGCTGAAGAAGAGCTCCACCACAACACTGATCCCAGGTGCCTCAGTGGAGACGCTTCCCTGACTGAG CCTGCAGTAACTGGTGCAGCAGCCGGTGTCCAAGAAGACCCAGACCGAGGCGGGCCCGTAGACTCATCTGATCTCAACTCTGCTGGGTCTCTGGACCAGCAACATGTCTTGGAAAG actgcagcagctggagcaggaggtggtgggaggagAGCAGGCCAGGAACAAAGAGTTACAGCAGAGGCACTGGCAGAGGAAGAACCTCGCCGACCAGAGGAAAGTCCAACTCATCCGCGCCCTGTCAGAGAACGGCGAGGACAGCGAGAATGTGCTGCTGAACGTCTACAACTCCATCCAGGAGGAGGTCCACGCCAAAAACCAAGTACTGGTCAAAGTCCAGGGAAAG CTGAAAGCAGCCCGACTGGAGATCCGTGACCTGCAGGCGGAGTTCGAGGTGGAGAGGAACGACTACCTGGCCACGATCCGGCGGCTGGAGAGGGAGGGTCAGCTACTGAACAGCCTGCTGGAGCGCATGGTGCCCCTGGTGCGCCGCGACTGCAACTACAGCAACCTGGACCGCCTGAAGAAAGAGGCCGTGTGGGACGAGGACAGCGCCACCTGGAGGCTGCCCGACGTGATGGTGCAGAAAACGACACTGCCATCAG CAGTGGCTCCAAAACTTTCAGCTCGCAGAGGTTCCACGACTGACGCTGGCGAACCGCCCATG gtggaggaggacaggtacAAGGAAATGCTGGACCGCAGCGACAGTGAGAACATCGCCAACACCTACTTCAAGTCTAAGAGGGCGAGCCAGCTGCTGGGACGTGACGCCACCACGGGACACA acgtCCACTCTCCTCCCCTGGTCAACGGGCCGGCTCACCTCACAGTGAGCGCCTCCGCCATGAACCCACCCGTCAGCTCGCGACCCTTCCGCCTGGAGTCGTTGGACGTCCCGGTGTCCAACGGTAAGGTGAAGCGCAGAAAGAGCAAATCTCACAGCCACACTGAGgggatttag
- the kif17 gene encoding kinesin-like protein KIF17 isoform X1 yields MGSEAVKVVVRCRPLNDREKALSSKMVLSMDLQRCQCFIEKPGAADEPPKQFTFDGTYFIDQTTEQMYNEIAYPLVEGVTEGYNGTIFAYGQTGSGKSFTMQGVPEPAAQRGVIPRAFEHVFESIQCAENTKFLVRASYLEIYNEEIRDLLGSDTKQRLELKEHPERGVYVRDLSMHTVHSVGECERIIEQGWRNRAVGYTLMNKDSSRSHSIFTIHLEICSTDAAGQDHLRAGKLNLVDLAGSERQSKTGATGERLREATKINLSLSALGNVISALVDGRSKYIPYRDSKLTRLLQDSLGGNTRTLMIACLSPADNNYEETLSTLRYANRAKSIQNRPRINEDPKDALLREYQEEIKNLKALISGQLGSADIASLLAAQSFEDPPAAPSRPQSSTTEAEKEKIKEEYEERLSKLQAEYNAEQESKAKLQEDIAALRSSYESKLSNLEKARSSRGSSVLKNGSRKPSVQNKEPSPVSSSCMKQVAEEELHHNTDPRCLSGDASLTEPAVTGAAAGVQEDPDRGGPVDSSDLNSAGSLDQQHVLERLQQLEQEVVGGEQARNKELQQRHWQRKNLADQRKVQLIRALSENGEDSENVLLNVYNSIQEEVHAKNQVLVKVQGKLKAARLEIRDLQAEFEVERNDYLATIRRLEREGQLLNSLLERMVPLVRRDCNYSNLDRLKKEAVWDEDSATWRLPDVMVQKTTLPSAVAPKLSARRGSTTDAGEPPMQVEEDRYKEMLDRSDSENIANTYFKSKRASQLLGRDATTGHNVHSPPLVNGPAHLTVSASAMNPPVSSRPFRLESLDVPVSNGKVKRRKSKSHSHTEGI; encoded by the exons ATGGGCTCCGAGGCTGTGAAGGTGGTGGTCAGGTGCAGGCCCCTGAACGACAGGGAGAAGGCTCTCAGCTCTAAGATGGTGCTGTCCATGGACCTGCAGCGCTGCCAGTGCTTCATAGAGAAGCCCGGAGCAGCAGATGAGCCGCCCAAACAGTTCACCTTCGATGGGACCTACTTCATCGATCAGACCACCGAGCAGATGTACAATGAGATTGCCTATCCGCTGGTGGAG GGTGTCACTGAGGGATACAACGGCACGATTTTTGCATATGGACAAACTGGGAGTGGGAAGTCTTTCACCATGCAGGGAGTGCCCGAGCCTGCAGCCCAGCGGGGAGTCATCCCACGAGCCTTTGAGCACGTCTTTGAGAGCATTCAG TgtgcagaaaatacaaaattccTGGTGAGGGCGTCCTACTTGGAGATTTACAATGAAGAAATCCGAGACCTTTTGGGCAGCGACACCAAGCAGAGATTGGAG CTGAAAGAGCATCCGGAGCGAGGGGTGTATGTGCGGGACCTCTCCATGCACACGGTGCACAGCGTCGGCGAGTGTGAGAGGATCATAGAGCAGGGCTGGAGGAACCGGGCAGTGGGCTACACGCTGATGAACAAAGACTCCTCCCGCTCACACTCCATCTTCACCATCCACCTGGAGATCTGCAGCACAG atgcagctggtcaggatCACCTACGAGCGGGTAAACTCAACCTCGTCGACCTGGCAGGAAGTGAGCGTCAGTCCAAAACCGGCGCTACCGGGGAGCGACTCCGTGAGGCCACGAAGATCAACCTCTCCCTGTCGGCCCTGGGAAACGTCATCTCCGCTCTGGTGGACGGACGCTCCAAGTACATCCCCTACCGGGACTCCAAGCTCAccaggctgctgcaggactctctGGGAGGAAACACGCGCACCTTGATGATCGCCTGTCTCTCCCCTGCTGACAACAACTATGAGGAAACCCTGAGCACTCTGCGCTACGCCAACCGGGCCAAGAGCATCCAGAACAGGCCCCGCATCAACGAGGACCCCAAGGATGCTCTGCTCCGAGAGTATCAGGAGGAGATCAAAAACCTGAAGGCCCTCATCTCAGGCCAGCTCGGATCTGCTGACATAGCCT ctctgctggcTGCTCAGTCGTTTGAAGATCCCCCTGCAGCTCCTTCAAGGCCACAGTCCAGCACCACAgaagcagagaaggagaagattAAAGAG GAGTACGAAGAGAGGCTTTCCAAGTTGCAAGCTGAGTACAATGCGGAGCAGGAGTCCAAGGCAAAGCTGCAGGAGGACATCGCTGCCCTGCGATCCTCCTATGAATCCAAGCTGTCCAATCTGGAGAAGGCTCgctccagcagggggagctcTGTCCTAAAGAATGGCAGCAGAAAACCATCTGTACAAAACAAAGAGCCAT CTCCGGTGAGCTCCAGCTGCATGAAACAGGTCGCTGAAGAAGAGCTCCACCACAACACTGATCCCAGGTGCCTCAGTGGAGACGCTTCCCTGACTGAG CCTGCAGTAACTGGTGCAGCAGCCGGTGTCCAAGAAGACCCAGACCGAGGCGGGCCCGTAGACTCATCTGATCTCAACTCTGCTGGGTCTCTGGACCAGCAACATGTCTTGGAAAG actgcagcagctggagcaggaggtggtgggaggagAGCAGGCCAGGAACAAAGAGTTACAGCAGAGGCACTGGCAGAGGAAGAACCTCGCCGACCAGAGGAAAGTCCAACTCATCCGCGCCCTGTCAGAGAACGGCGAGGACAGCGAGAATGTGCTGCTGAACGTCTACAACTCCATCCAGGAGGAGGTCCACGCCAAAAACCAAGTACTGGTCAAAGTCCAGGGAAAG CTGAAAGCAGCCCGACTGGAGATCCGTGACCTGCAGGCGGAGTTCGAGGTGGAGAGGAACGACTACCTGGCCACGATCCGGCGGCTGGAGAGGGAGGGTCAGCTACTGAACAGCCTGCTGGAGCGCATGGTGCCCCTGGTGCGCCGCGACTGCAACTACAGCAACCTGGACCGCCTGAAGAAAGAGGCCGTGTGGGACGAGGACAGCGCCACCTGGAGGCTGCCCGACGTGATGGTGCAGAAAACGACACTGCCATCAG CAGTGGCTCCAAAACTTTCAGCTCGCAGAGGTTCCACGACTGACGCTGGCGAACCGCCCATG caggtggaggaggacaggtacAAGGAAATGCTGGACCGCAGCGACAGTGAGAACATCGCCAACACCTACTTCAAGTCTAAGAGGGCGAGCCAGCTGCTGGGACGTGACGCCACCACGGGACACA acgtCCACTCTCCTCCCCTGGTCAACGGGCCGGCTCACCTCACAGTGAGCGCCTCCGCCATGAACCCACCCGTCAGCTCGCGACCCTTCCGCCTGGAGTCGTTGGACGTCCCGGTGTCCAACGGTAAGGTGAAGCGCAGAAAGAGCAAATCTCACAGCCACACTGAGgggatttag